Proteins from one Hoplias malabaricus isolate fHopMal1 chromosome 2, fHopMal1.hap1, whole genome shotgun sequence genomic window:
- the pcca gene encoding propionyl-CoA carboxylase alpha chain, mitochondrial — MAAYRVTPTFQRVFRALKHASLRPRCYIISCHAQYSTVYDSNEKTFDKILIANRGEIACRVIKTCKKMGIKTVAVHSDVDASSVHVKMADEAVCVGPAPTSKSYLNMDAIMEAIRHTGAEAVHPGYGFLSENKEFARRLAAAGVTFIGPDTHAIQAMGDKIESKLIAKAAKVNTIPGFDGVVKDADDAVKIAQQIGYPVMIKASAGGGGKGMRIAWNDEETREGFRFSSQEAASSFGDDRLLIEKYIDNPRHIEIQVLADKHGNALWLNERECSIQRRNQKVVEEAPSMFLDPQTRRAMGEQAVSLAKAVKYSSAGTVEFLVDSKKNFYFLEMNTRLQVEHPITECITGLDLVQQMIRVAKGYHLQYKQEDIPINGWAIESRVYAEDPYKSFGLPSIGRLSQYEEPVHLPGVRVDSGIQEGSDISIYYDPMISKLVTYGATRAEALKKMEDALDNYVIRGVTHNIPLLREIIVHPRFISGDISTNFLPEVYPEGFKGHIFVEGERRELLAAAASLYVAVQLRSQKFVGQQRVASVPLEPRRWELCVELDKGVHRLGVSRSGSNYTVEIDGEKVVVSGEWNLASALLPLTINGNHRVLQCLSRNSSGEITLQYLGTSFKVRVLTELAASLSKHMPEKIPEDTSSILRSPMPGTVVAVSIKAGDMVAEGQEICVIEAMKMQNSMAAVKTAKVKSVHCKPGETVGEGDLLVELE, encoded by the exons ACCTTTGATAAGATCCTCATTGCTAACAGAGGAGAGATCGCCTGCAGG GTGATTAAAACATGTAAGAAGATGGGAATCAAGACTGTTGCTGTGCACAGTGATGTGGACGCCAGTTCG GTTCATGTGAAGATGGCAGACGAGGCGGTGTGTGTAGGCCCCGCTCCCACCAGCAAGAGCTACCTCAACATGGACGCCATCATGGAGGCCATCCGACACACGGGAGCTGAGGCT gTTCATCCTGGATACGGCTTCCTCTCTGAGAATAAGGAGTTTGCCCGGAGGCTG gCAGCTGCGGGGGTCACCTTCATTGGTCCTGATACTCACGCTATCCAGGCAATGGGGGATAAAATTGAGAGTAAACTCATCGCCAAAGCAGCTAAAGTCAACACTATTCCCGGCTTCGATGGAGTGGTCAAG GATGCAGATGATGCTGTGAAGATTGCACAACAAATCG GATACCCAGTTATGATTAAAGCTTCAGCTGGTGGTGGAGGGAAAGGCATGAGGATCGCCTGGAATGACGAGGAGACCAG GGAAGGCTTTCGTTTCTCCTCCCAGGAGGCAGCGTCCAGTTTCGGGGATGATCGGCTGCTTATTGAGAAATACATTGACAACCCCAGACACATAGAGATCCAG GTTTTAGCTGATAAACATGGAAATGCTCTGTGGCTGAACGAGAGGGAGTGTTCCATCCAGAGACGAAACCAAAAGGTGGTGGAGGAGGCACCAAG CATGTTTTTAGATCCTCAGACTCGGCGAGCAATGGGAGAACAGGCCGTGTCGTTGGCTAAAGCTGTTAAATATTCCTCAGCTGGAACTGTCGAGTTTCTTGTCGACTCCAAGAAAAATTTCTACTTTCTGGAGATGAATACCCGCTTACAg GTGGAGCACCCTATCACAGAGTGTATCACAGGGCTGGACCTGGTGCAGCAGATGATCCGCGTTGCCAAGGGTTACCACCTCCAGTACAAGCAGGAAGACATTCCCATCAATGGGTGGGCTATAGAGAGCAGAGTATATGCTGag GACCCCTACAAGTCATTTGGTCTTCCCTCCATTGGTCGCCTCTCTCAGTATGAAGAACCTGTACACCTGCCTGGA gtgagagtggacagtggcaTTCAAGAGGGAAGTGACATCAGCATCTACTATGACCCCATGATCTCTAAA TTGGTGACCTATGGGGCCACACGAGCTGAGGCACTGAAAAAAATGGAAGATGCTCTGGACAACTATGTAATTAGAG GTGTCACCCATAACATTCCTCTTCTGAGAGAGATCATCGTTCACCCTCGTTTCATCTCTGGTGACATCAGCACTAACTTCCTCCCCGAGGTTTACCCTGAAGGGTTCAAAGGTCACATCTTTGTAGAAGGGGAGCGGCGGGAGCTCCTGGCAGCGGCGGCTTCGCTCTACGTGGCCGTTCAGCTCCGATCTCAGAAGTTTGTGGGACAACAAAG GGTGGCTAGTGTTCCTCTGGAGCCGAGACGATGGGAGTTGTGCGTGGAGCTGGATAAAGGAGTTCACAGGCTGGGTGTGTCCCGCTCTGGAAGTAACTACACA gtGGAGATTGATGGGGagaaggtggtggtgtctggAGAGTGGAACCTAGCTTCTGCACTTTTGCCCCTCACCATTAACGGAAACCACAGAGTTCTGCAG TGTCTGTCCCGTAACTCTTCTGGGGAAATCACTCTGCAGTATCTGGGCACTTCG tTTAAGGTGCGTGTGCTGACAGAACTGGCAGCGTCTCTCAGTAAACACATGCCAGAGAAGATTCCTGAAGACACCAGCAGCATCCTGAGGTCTCCGATGCCCGGGACAGTGGTGGCTGTGTCCATCAAAGCTGGAGATATG GTGGCAGAGGGGCAGGAGATTTGTGTGATTGAGGCCATGAAGATGCAGAACAGTATGGCCGCTGTAAAAACCGCCAAG gTTAAAAGTGTACACTGTAAACCCGGTGAGACGGTGGGAGAGGGAGATCTTCTGGTGGAGTTGGAAtaa